From Solwaraspora sp. WMMD1047, the proteins below share one genomic window:
- a CDS encoding methyltransferase domain-containing protein, with amino-acid sequence MTGTESVDFPRSSKYSMDWLKSCVSGGANALWLAEWLTEKMPLESGMRVLDLGSGRGASSIFLNREFGVQVWSVDLWFGVDERAQRIRDAGCHGNVFALHADARSLPFSQGFFDAVVCIDSFMYYGTDDLFMNHLARFVNPGGLVGIANAGLTQEIDGPIPDHLARWWEPSMACLHSADWWARHWSRSGVVAVETADTMSEGWRKWLQWQYAVAPDNSVEIEALRADQGRNLGYIRAVCRRRPDVTLDEPITSIPVDYEHRPVLSE; translated from the coding sequence ATGACCGGTACGGAGTCAGTAGACTTCCCTCGTTCGTCGAAGTATTCGATGGACTGGTTGAAGTCCTGCGTCAGTGGGGGCGCCAACGCGCTGTGGCTAGCGGAGTGGCTGACCGAGAAGATGCCACTCGAGAGCGGCATGAGAGTCTTGGATCTGGGTAGTGGACGCGGCGCTTCGTCGATCTTCCTCAACCGTGAGTTCGGCGTGCAGGTGTGGTCGGTGGACCTGTGGTTCGGAGTGGATGAACGCGCTCAGCGCATACGCGATGCTGGTTGCCACGGGAACGTCTTCGCCTTGCATGCCGACGCGAGGTCTCTGCCATTCTCGCAGGGGTTCTTCGATGCGGTGGTCTGCATCGACTCGTTCATGTACTACGGAACCGACGATCTCTTCATGAATCACCTCGCGCGTTTCGTCAATCCGGGCGGTCTGGTGGGCATCGCCAACGCCGGACTCACGCAGGAGATCGACGGTCCGATACCTGATCATCTCGCCAGGTGGTGGGAGCCGAGCATGGCCTGCCTGCACTCCGCCGACTGGTGGGCTCGCCACTGGTCGCGCAGTGGTGTCGTTGCGGTGGAGACGGCGGACACGATGTCCGAGGGATGGAGAAAGTGGTTGCAGTGGCAGTACGCCGTGGCTCCGGACAACAGTGTGGAGATCGAAGCGCTGAGGGCCGACCAGGGTCGCAACCTCGGATACATCCGGGCGGTCTGTCGTCGCCGGCCGGACGTCACTCTGGACGAGCCGATAACGTCCATCCCCGTCGATTACGAGCATCGCCCGGTACTGTCGGAATAA
- a CDS encoding RNA polymerase sigma factor produces the protein MLGRPSAPVRATSGTFDERSLEERFRDGDEAALLETYRKHSGSMFATAFSLLGDRDLAAEALQQAFVQAWRASATFDPTRGLQPWLYAITRRTAVDIYRRQRHTSSHVPYDDSWSTNGELTAEGPSLDAAWKVWQVRQALGRIHPDEREVLELAYYGGMTQAEIAASLGIAIGTVKSRTSRAQKRLAMLLHHVRDATGTRSTVASLPNQTD, from the coding sequence ATGCTGGGAAGACCGTCTGCGCCCGTACGGGCGACATCCGGCACATTCGATGAGCGATCGCTTGAGGAGCGTTTCCGTGACGGCGACGAAGCCGCACTTCTTGAAACCTACCGAAAGCACTCTGGATCGATGTTCGCCACCGCATTCAGCCTCCTGGGTGACCGCGACCTGGCGGCGGAGGCGCTGCAGCAGGCATTCGTGCAAGCTTGGCGCGCGTCGGCCACCTTCGACCCGACCCGTGGGCTGCAGCCGTGGCTGTACGCGATCACCCGGCGAACCGCGGTCGACATCTACCGCCGGCAACGCCACACGTCATCCCATGTCCCGTACGACGATTCCTGGTCAACGAACGGTGAACTCACGGCCGAGGGACCATCGTTGGACGCAGCGTGGAAGGTGTGGCAGGTGCGGCAGGCACTCGGACGAATTCACCCCGACGAACGTGAAGTGCTGGAGTTGGCATACTACGGCGGAATGACTCAGGCGGAGATTGCCGCCAGCCTAGGCATCGCGATCGGCACGGTCAAGAGTCGGACATCCCGCGCTCAGAAGCGCCTCGCCATGCTGCTCCATCACGTAAGGGATGCGACGGGGACCCGTTCGACGGTCGCCAGTCTGCCGAACCAGACCGACTAA
- a CDS encoding histidine phosphatase family protein: MDTVAELTLIRHGESLANVAFAEARARGLSDHGLTGRDADIELSSLGWKQAARLGHWLAALPDHRRPEVVVCSPYVRARQTWLRAAETAAQSGVDHPTAAVDHRLCDRLMGDLELLTPAMIAQRFPAESALLSAEGEFSYRPPGGESFGDIAGRLAAVLTDLNAQHAGRRVLLVAHDAVIVVMRHLIEGLSFDEIAVIVAAAPVANTSITRYDGTDGGLTLMEFAVTPHFASGEVEHAFVGR; this comes from the coding sequence ATGGACACCGTCGCTGAGCTGACCCTCATCCGACACGGGGAGAGCCTGGCGAACGTCGCCTTCGCCGAGGCACGCGCGCGAGGGCTGAGCGATCATGGTCTGACCGGGCGGGATGCCGACATCGAGCTGTCGTCGCTGGGATGGAAGCAGGCCGCCCGACTCGGTCACTGGCTCGCCGCGCTGCCGGATCACCGCCGGCCCGAGGTCGTCGTCTGCTCCCCGTACGTCCGCGCTCGACAGACCTGGTTACGCGCGGCGGAAACCGCGGCGCAGTCGGGTGTCGACCACCCAACCGCCGCCGTCGATCACCGCCTCTGCGACCGGCTCATGGGCGACTTGGAGCTACTGACCCCTGCCATGATCGCTCAACGGTTTCCCGCGGAGTCAGCCCTGCTCTCGGCCGAAGGCGAGTTCTCCTACCGGCCTCCCGGTGGCGAGTCGTTCGGCGACATCGCGGGACGGCTGGCGGCCGTGCTGACGGACCTGAACGCCCAGCACGCGGGCCGGCGCGTCCTGCTGGTGGCCCACGACGCCGTGATCGTGGTGATGCGCCACCTCATCGAAGGCCTGAGTTTCGACGAGATCGCCGTCATCGTCGCGGCGGCTCCGGTGGCGAACACATCGATCACCCGGTACGACGGCACCGATGGCGGTCTCACGCTGATGGAGTTCGCCGTGACCCCACATTTCGCGTCAGGAGAGGTCGAGCATGCCTTCGTCGGCAGGTGA
- a CDS encoding Scr1 family TA system antitoxin-like transcriptional regulator codes for MQFTIDEAALRRGHPAVMSEQLLHLVEIGQRGTVIVQVVPETAGLYLGQSGSFILADLENGQRAAYIDDQLEGRVTTASAQVGALDPAWQAITGIALPRDQSRDLILKLVSLHEQR; via the coding sequence TTGCAGTTCACGATCGATGAGGCGGCCCTGCGTCGGGGACACCCTGCGGTGATGTCAGAACAGTTGCTGCACCTGGTCGAGATTGGCCAGCGCGGAACGGTGATAGTTCAGGTGGTTCCCGAGACCGCAGGGCTCTACCTTGGCCAGTCGGGGAGCTTCATCCTGGCGGATCTGGAGAACGGCCAGCGCGCAGCGTACATCGACGATCAGTTGGAGGGCAGGGTCACTACGGCGTCGGCCCAGGTTGGTGCGCTCGATCCGGCGTGGCAGGCTATAACCGGAATCGCCCTGCCCCGCGACCAGTCGCGGGACCTGATCTTGAAGCTGGTGAGCCTCCATGAGCAGCGATGA
- a CDS encoding FAD-dependent oxidoreductase produces MPEALPAVSRRRFLQSVGISGGAGALFATMGALGLAPAAGAAAPPFRAPQRSDFSLTGRSAKRVVILGGGVAGLATAYELGKAGYDCTVLEARAVAGGRNLTVRGGTVETDLDGHTQRADFSDGTYFNAGPARIAQWMVTLDYCRELGVPIEVFTNANANALIYNEAAGMTPGSPVRYRTAKADVYGYVSELLAKATDQGALDAALTADDKARLLSFLQSFGAIGGRTAGWAYTGTSRRGYASDPGAGNDAGTPLGAPPPLADVFASNVGRYFSFELGYDQAMLMFQPVGGMDRIPQALKRAIGGGRVKLGAEVTAVTNLAAGVAVTYRHNGRLKQIEADFCVATLPPYLLARIPHNLGAGVQSALGSFPASAAGKIGLEYRSRWWERDLRIYGGITETDLDLAHVWYPSHDFHAERGLIVGYYNTGASARAYAALAPAEREARAVMQGVKIHGDKYRTELASSFSIAWQRTPYVEGAWVSAPYGTPGYDLLLEPAGNVYFAGDWLSHSVAWQHGAFVSARTAVTALHERVMAT; encoded by the coding sequence GTGCCCGAGGCTCTTCCGGCGGTCAGCCGGCGGCGGTTCCTGCAGTCGGTCGGCATCTCAGGTGGTGCCGGCGCGCTCTTCGCCACCATGGGGGCGCTCGGCCTGGCGCCGGCCGCCGGGGCGGCGGCGCCGCCGTTCCGCGCCCCGCAGCGCTCCGACTTCAGCCTGACCGGCCGATCGGCGAAGCGGGTGGTGATCCTCGGCGGCGGGGTGGCGGGGCTGGCCACCGCGTACGAGTTGGGCAAGGCCGGCTACGACTGCACGGTGCTGGAGGCGCGGGCGGTCGCCGGCGGGCGGAACCTGACGGTGCGCGGCGGCACGGTCGAGACCGATCTGGACGGCCACACCCAGCGGGCCGACTTCTCCGACGGGACCTATTTCAACGCCGGTCCGGCGCGGATCGCGCAGTGGATGGTCACCCTGGACTACTGCCGCGAGCTGGGTGTGCCGATCGAGGTGTTCACCAACGCGAACGCGAACGCGCTGATCTACAACGAGGCGGCCGGGATGACGCCGGGTTCCCCGGTGCGCTACCGCACCGCCAAGGCGGACGTCTACGGGTACGTGTCGGAGCTGCTGGCGAAGGCGACCGACCAGGGTGCGCTGGACGCGGCGCTGACCGCCGACGACAAGGCCCGGCTGCTGTCGTTCCTGCAGAGCTTCGGTGCGATCGGCGGGCGGACCGCCGGGTGGGCGTACACCGGCACCAGCCGGCGCGGCTACGCCAGCGACCCGGGCGCCGGCAACGACGCCGGCACCCCGCTCGGGGCGCCGCCGCCGCTGGCCGACGTCTTCGCCAGCAACGTCGGTCGCTACTTCAGCTTCGAGCTCGGGTACGACCAGGCGATGCTGATGTTCCAGCCGGTCGGCGGGATGGACCGCATTCCGCAGGCGCTGAAGCGGGCGATCGGCGGCGGTCGGGTCAAGCTGGGCGCCGAGGTGACCGCCGTGACGAACCTGGCCGCCGGGGTGGCCGTCACCTACCGGCACAACGGCCGGCTCAAGCAGATCGAGGCGGACTTCTGCGTGGCGACGCTGCCGCCGTACCTGCTGGCCCGGATCCCGCACAACCTGGGCGCCGGGGTGCAGTCGGCGCTGGGCAGCTTCCCGGCGTCGGCCGCCGGCAAGATCGGCCTGGAGTACCGGAGCCGGTGGTGGGAGCGGGACCTGCGGATCTACGGCGGGATCACGGAGACCGACCTGGACCTGGCGCACGTCTGGTACCCGTCGCACGACTTCCACGCCGAGCGCGGCCTGATCGTCGGCTACTACAACACCGGCGCCTCGGCGCGGGCGTACGCGGCGCTGGCCCCGGCGGAGCGGGAGGCGCGGGCGGTGATGCAGGGCGTGAAGATCCACGGCGACAAGTACCGCACCGAGTTGGCGTCGTCGTTCTCGATCGCCTGGCAGCGCACCCCCTATGTGGAGGGCGCCTGGGTCTCCGCCCCGTACGGCACCCCGGGCTACGACCTGCTGCTGGAGCCGGCCGGCAACGTCTACTTCGCCGGCGACTGGCTGAGCCACTCGGTGGCCTGGCAGCACGGCGCCTTCGTCTCCGCCCGCACCGCGGTCACCGCCCTCCACGAACGCGTGATGGCCACCTGA
- a CDS encoding LuxR family transcriptional regulator has protein sequence MIVGRSAEQSRIRRLVADAKAGRGGSLVLRGEAGIGKTALLDYAQSAAGGMRVLRVVGIQSEADVAYAALQLMFVRDQDRLAALPAAQAAALRAAFGAGGGPVDRGLPGAATLSLLAEIAGDRPLLCLLDDAQWFDGSSIAALLFAVRRLPADPVAVIFAARDGEPGFPAAGMESVALPRLGVADAARVIAAAATLPGGVTDRIVAESGGNPLAIVELAAHAAEATTVPAPIAPLSAAGRLEEHFRRQVRGLAEATRTVLLLAAADHGSALPTLVTAAAELGCGAVDFEPAERGRLVQVTADAVTFRHPLIRSAVYQEAPFAHRAAAHRALARALTDPRDADRRAWHVAAAAGGPDDAAADGLEQVARRATGRGAAAAAALALNRAAQLTAAPAIRGGRLVAAARAAYDAGQLDRAAELATQGAELAGTPAEVAEAGWVRAQVAYERTSPAEATRIALAAAAPVLAVEPELAVSILTEATWCARDTADPILLRHCTQLLRSIPAGPTLLIDGLVGFAELLCGDIATAVEPMRKAFLAVRDTDGGVSLERLNAAFLGLLIGEDEAAVAMLDEHVAQLRGRGALGWLPYAQEPLVLAQLAAGRIRDADGNAAEAMALAEELGQDLEFVVLAAAAAWLAAVGGDGERAQRLATRVFADRRQHGMAAAQANWALGLVDLAGGDPRRALDRFEVACAGPAGRDLMVRAVPDHVEAAVRAGDASRAGRFLAGLADWAAYTRSPAALALLRRCRGLLDGGGPAERWFEESLAGEDCGPYDQARTRLLFGEWLRRHRRPTRAREQLLAAYETFVRIGAGGWLPRVRAELTALGETAPGAAATAGAGGLTPQELQVVRRAAVGMSNREIAAELFLSPRTVGHHLYRAYPKLGVRRRAELGKLEL, from the coding sequence GTGATTGTCGGACGTTCCGCGGAACAGTCGCGGATCAGACGCCTGGTCGCCGACGCGAAGGCCGGCCGCGGCGGATCGTTGGTGCTGCGCGGGGAGGCCGGCATCGGCAAGACCGCGCTGTTGGACTATGCGCAGAGTGCGGCCGGCGGGATGCGGGTGCTGCGGGTGGTGGGCATCCAATCCGAGGCCGACGTGGCGTACGCCGCTCTCCAGCTGATGTTCGTGCGCGACCAGGACCGGCTGGCTGCGCTGCCCGCCGCCCAGGCGGCAGCGCTGCGGGCCGCGTTCGGGGCCGGCGGTGGCCCGGTCGACCGGGGGCTGCCGGGGGCGGCGACGCTGTCGCTGCTTGCCGAGATCGCCGGTGACCGGCCGCTGCTGTGCCTGCTCGACGACGCCCAATGGTTCGACGGGTCGTCGATCGCCGCGCTGCTCTTCGCCGTACGCCGGTTGCCCGCCGACCCGGTAGCGGTCATCTTCGCCGCCCGCGACGGGGAGCCCGGGTTCCCCGCCGCCGGGATGGAGAGCGTGGCGCTGCCGCGGCTGGGGGTCGCCGACGCCGCCCGGGTCATCGCGGCCGCGGCGACGCTGCCGGGCGGGGTCACCGACCGGATCGTCGCCGAGTCCGGGGGCAACCCGCTCGCCATCGTCGAGTTGGCGGCCCACGCGGCCGAGGCGACCACGGTCCCGGCGCCGATCGCCCCGCTGTCGGCCGCGGGACGGTTGGAGGAGCACTTCCGCCGGCAGGTGCGGGGGCTGGCGGAGGCGACCCGGACCGTCCTGCTGCTCGCCGCGGCCGACCACGGCTCCGCCCTGCCCACCCTCGTCACCGCCGCCGCAGAACTCGGCTGCGGCGCCGTCGACTTCGAGCCGGCCGAGCGGGGCCGGCTCGTCCAGGTGACCGCCGACGCGGTGACCTTCCGCCATCCGCTGATCCGGTCGGCCGTCTATCAGGAGGCGCCGTTCGCACATCGGGCCGCCGCGCACCGGGCACTGGCCCGGGCGCTCACCGATCCGCGCGACGCCGACCGGCGGGCCTGGCACGTCGCGGCCGCCGCCGGCGGACCGGACGACGCGGCGGCGGATGGTCTGGAGCAGGTCGCCCGGCGGGCGACGGGCCGGGGCGCGGCGGCGGCCGCAGCGCTCGCGTTGAACCGGGCGGCCCAGCTGACCGCCGCACCGGCGATCCGGGGTGGGCGGCTGGTGGCCGCCGCTCGGGCGGCGTACGACGCGGGGCAGCTTGACCGGGCCGCCGAGCTCGCGACGCAGGGAGCGGAGCTGGCCGGCACGCCGGCTGAGGTGGCGGAGGCCGGCTGGGTCCGTGCCCAGGTGGCGTACGAGCGCACGTCGCCGGCCGAGGCGACCCGGATCGCGCTGGCGGCGGCCGCCCCGGTGCTCGCGGTCGAGCCGGAGCTGGCCGTCTCGATCCTCACCGAGGCCACCTGGTGCGCCCGGGACACCGCGGACCCCATCCTGTTGCGCCACTGCACCCAGCTGCTTCGATCGATTCCCGCCGGTCCCACCCTCCTGATCGACGGCCTGGTGGGCTTCGCCGAGCTGTTGTGCGGCGACATCGCGACCGCGGTCGAGCCGATGCGCAAGGCGTTCCTCGCCGTCCGGGACACCGACGGTGGAGTCAGCCTGGAGCGGTTGAACGCCGCGTTTCTCGGGTTGCTGATCGGCGAGGACGAGGCGGCCGTGGCGATGCTCGACGAGCACGTCGCACAGCTGCGCGGCCGAGGGGCGCTGGGCTGGCTGCCCTACGCCCAGGAGCCGCTGGTGCTGGCGCAGCTGGCGGCCGGGCGGATCCGGGACGCGGACGGCAATGCCGCCGAGGCGATGGCGCTGGCCGAGGAGTTGGGTCAGGATCTGGAATTCGTCGTGCTGGCGGCCGCGGCGGCCTGGCTCGCCGCCGTCGGTGGGGACGGCGAGCGCGCCCAGCGGCTGGCGACGCGGGTGTTCGCCGACCGGCGGCAGCACGGGATGGCAGCCGCGCAGGCCAACTGGGCACTCGGGCTGGTCGACCTGGCGGGTGGCGACCCACGGCGCGCTCTCGACCGGTTCGAGGTCGCCTGCGCCGGTCCAGCCGGCCGTGACCTCATGGTGCGGGCGGTTCCCGACCACGTCGAGGCGGCGGTACGGGCCGGCGACGCCAGCCGGGCCGGGCGGTTCCTGGCCGGGCTCGCCGACTGGGCGGCGTACACCCGCAGCCCGGCGGCGCTCGCCCTGCTGCGGCGCTGCCGTGGCCTGCTCGACGGCGGCGGGCCGGCCGAGCGGTGGTTCGAGGAGTCTCTGGCGGGAGAGGACTGCGGTCCGTACGACCAGGCGCGGACCCGGCTGCTGTTCGGTGAGTGGCTCCGCCGGCACCGCCGCCCGACCAGGGCCAGGGAACAGCTCCTGGCGGCGTACGAGACGTTTGTCCGGATCGGTGCTGGTGGCTGGCTGCCCCGGGTCCGGGCCGAGCTGACGGCGCTCGGCGAGACCGCGCCGGGTGCGGCCGCCACCGCCGGCGCCGGTGGACTCACCCCCCAGGAACTGCAGGTGGTACGCCGCGCGGCGGTGGGGATGAGCAACCGGGAGATCGCCGCCGAGCTCTTCCTCAGCCCGCGTACGGTCGGCCATCACCTCTACCGGGCGTACCCGAAATTGGGCGTCCGCCGACGCGCCGAGCTGGGAAAGCTCGAGCTGTGA
- a CDS encoding Scr1 family TA system antitoxin-like transcriptional regulator: MLVATLKRLRVERRMSQQAVARALNVSKSLIASFEQGRLIPQDDTAGALDRFLGSGDTIRKLSAAAHEDREHQRQQQPNWFRDWPDVERDALALRWHETSLIPGLLQTKRYAEMILGSGLLTRAQSDGYTATRMGRQAQYSTGRTFRSCSSRSMRRPCVGDTLR; this comes from the coding sequence ATACTCGTAGCGACACTCAAGAGACTTCGGGTCGAGCGGCGAATGTCGCAGCAAGCCGTAGCGCGTGCCTTGAACGTCTCGAAGTCGTTGATCGCGTCCTTCGAACAGGGCCGCCTGATTCCGCAGGATGACACCGCCGGCGCGCTCGATCGGTTCCTCGGCAGCGGTGACACGATCCGCAAGCTTTCGGCGGCGGCCCATGAGGACCGTGAGCATCAGCGACAGCAGCAGCCGAACTGGTTCCGGGATTGGCCGGACGTCGAACGCGACGCGTTGGCGCTGCGCTGGCATGAGACGAGCCTGATTCCCGGTCTTCTCCAGACGAAGCGCTACGCAGAGATGATTCTGGGCAGCGGACTTCTGACCCGCGCCCAGTCCGACGGCTACACCGCGACCCGGATGGGCCGGCAGGCGCAGTATTCGACCGGGAGAACATTCCGGTCTTGCAGTTCACGATCGATGAGGCGGCCCTGCGTCGGGGACACCCTGCGGTGA
- a CDS encoding BTAD domain-containing putative transcriptional regulator gives MTSRRQRAVLARLLIEPGSTVSVDALVAAVWEGEPAPQNARSALHAQISRLRSLLGSAGGQVITHPPGYRLDVPATAVDAHRFENSVRECRDLMRWAPQAALTSLDQALALWRGRAYAEFADTFGAAEAVRLEQLRLQALEERISALVAIGEWGEAVAQSEGLIATEPFRERPYALAMRALANGGRRGEALALYQRLRGVLTEGLGSEPSVEVQALHVEILREAEVQARPWSASEQAPPAVRPGTAPVPVSAFFGRVDELQTISEALSRSRLVTLVGPGGVGKTRLTMEWTGRLATDQQVAWVELASLADPAAVASVFLNALDIPNPPRITPQDALITALHTRSIVLIVDNCEHVIEAVAQILAAIARFCPRVRVVATSRERLAVDGEHVLVLQPLPVPDRYDPAATESPSVRLFLDRLQAAGSPVDERDPAVTDLVTTICRRLDGLPLAIELTAAQTASLGLPAVATATDLLGLASGRRSERASHRNLRATLDWSFERLDPDEQRLLCRLAVFPSRFPLSWAVGVCADGDLTPEMILPLLARLVEKSLVRTDRQSHGERRHHMLLRVIRQYAEERLDAAGEANQFRQEYARFVVSWTEERAARLGLADDSEFIELSDATHDLRTAHAWARRHDPDLALRLSAALWLHTELRGDNEVRGWAEAASHLPGSDGHPMRPVVLAIAAMGSAARGAVESAGRLIAEALRTADPDHEMTPFIWWDYGMMLLLAGDLAESMRALHRGWRLARRVGNRWGETVTAAGMTSVLVNMAQPTGSQRWLHRTSAVIASLPGPSARATAELVAGETKTLVDPVSALASFKRCHALASPIGARFLVTLARSGMASVAANLSAGRERIIHWADAVRYWQDVGDQFRVWIHLRFMITLYSDEGEDELAVALDSAVATSPARDSPGVDSERLRQAVDRSEGRLGDLAREIRLRWTGAPVGDVVDLIYRDVGDVKVSDDDLGL, from the coding sequence ATGACGAGTCGGCGGCAGCGTGCGGTGTTGGCTCGGCTGCTGATCGAACCTGGCTCGACTGTGTCTGTGGACGCGTTGGTGGCGGCCGTGTGGGAGGGAGAACCCGCCCCTCAAAACGCGCGGTCAGCCCTGCACGCCCAGATATCCCGTCTTCGGTCCCTCCTCGGGTCGGCGGGGGGCCAAGTAATCACGCATCCCCCTGGATACCGACTCGACGTACCGGCGACAGCGGTCGACGCTCACAGATTCGAGAACAGCGTTCGAGAGTGCCGGGACCTGATGCGGTGGGCGCCGCAGGCGGCTCTTACCAGCCTCGACCAGGCTCTCGCACTTTGGCGGGGCCGCGCATACGCTGAGTTCGCCGATACGTTCGGCGCGGCCGAAGCCGTCCGCCTGGAACAACTGCGGCTACAGGCACTCGAGGAGAGAATATCCGCCTTGGTGGCCATCGGCGAATGGGGCGAAGCGGTAGCGCAATCTGAAGGGCTCATCGCAACCGAGCCCTTTCGGGAGCGACCGTACGCATTGGCCATGCGCGCCTTGGCGAACGGTGGCCGACGTGGCGAAGCCCTGGCCCTGTATCAACGCCTACGCGGGGTGCTCACTGAAGGACTCGGCAGCGAGCCTTCGGTCGAGGTGCAGGCGTTGCACGTGGAGATCCTGCGCGAGGCGGAGGTCCAAGCTCGCCCGTGGAGTGCGTCCGAACAGGCACCACCTGCTGTGCGCCCGGGGACGGCACCGGTTCCTGTCAGCGCGTTCTTCGGGCGGGTGGACGAGTTGCAGACGATCTCGGAGGCGCTGTCTCGGTCGCGGCTTGTAACTCTCGTGGGTCCGGGGGGAGTCGGCAAGACTCGGTTGACCATGGAATGGACAGGCCGGCTAGCCACGGATCAGCAGGTTGCGTGGGTTGAGCTGGCCTCTCTGGCAGATCCGGCCGCAGTGGCGAGCGTGTTTCTGAACGCGCTCGACATTCCGAATCCGCCTCGTATTACGCCGCAGGACGCGCTGATCACCGCCTTGCATACGCGATCCATCGTCCTGATCGTCGACAACTGCGAGCATGTCATTGAGGCGGTGGCCCAGATTCTGGCAGCCATCGCACGCTTCTGCCCCCGGGTGCGGGTGGTCGCCACGAGCCGTGAGCGTCTCGCCGTAGACGGCGAACACGTTCTCGTCCTGCAGCCGCTACCGGTGCCGGACCGGTACGACCCCGCCGCCACCGAATCACCGTCCGTGCGTCTGTTCCTGGACCGCCTCCAGGCTGCCGGCAGCCCGGTCGACGAACGCGACCCGGCGGTGACGGACCTGGTGACAACCATCTGTCGACGGCTCGACGGCTTGCCGCTCGCGATCGAGTTGACTGCCGCCCAGACAGCGAGTCTGGGGCTGCCTGCCGTCGCGACGGCTACGGACCTGTTGGGGCTCGCCAGCGGACGACGGTCTGAGCGGGCAAGCCACCGGAACCTACGAGCCACCCTCGACTGGTCCTTTGAACGGCTGGACCCGGACGAGCAACGCCTTCTGTGTCGTCTCGCCGTGTTTCCGTCCCGGTTCCCGCTGTCCTGGGCCGTGGGCGTCTGCGCTGACGGAGACCTGACGCCTGAGATGATCCTGCCCCTGCTGGCGCGGCTGGTAGAGAAGTCCCTCGTCCGCACGGACCGGCAGAGCCATGGTGAACGCCGCCATCACATGCTGCTGCGAGTCATCCGCCAGTACGCCGAGGAGCGACTCGACGCCGCCGGCGAGGCGAACCAGTTCCGACAGGAGTACGCCCGGTTCGTCGTGAGCTGGACCGAGGAACGCGCTGCCCGGCTCGGCCTGGCGGACGACAGCGAGTTCATTGAGCTGTCGGATGCCACACATGATCTGCGCACCGCCCATGCGTGGGCTCGTCGCCACGATCCGGACCTGGCACTGCGACTGTCTGCCGCCTTGTGGCTTCACACGGAGCTCAGAGGCGACAACGAGGTCCGCGGATGGGCCGAGGCCGCAAGTCACCTCCCGGGCAGCGACGGCCACCCTATGCGGCCCGTTGTGCTGGCGATCGCAGCGATGGGAAGCGCGGCGCGCGGTGCGGTCGAGTCCGCCGGCCGACTCATCGCGGAAGCGCTGCGGACCGCGGACCCTGATCATGAAATGACGCCGTTTATCTGGTGGGACTACGGCATGATGCTGCTTCTGGCCGGCGATCTCGCGGAGAGCATGCGTGCCCTCCACCGCGGCTGGCGGTTGGCGCGTCGGGTCGGAAATCGTTGGGGAGAGACGGTCACCGCCGCAGGAATGACCTCTGTTCTGGTCAACATGGCGCAGCCGACGGGTAGCCAGAGGTGGCTGCACCGAACCTCTGCCGTAATCGCCAGCCTTCCCGGCCCTTCCGCCCGTGCGACAGCGGAACTCGTCGCCGGGGAAACCAAAACTCTGGTCGACCCCGTGTCCGCGTTGGCCAGTTTCAAGCGCTGCCACGCTCTGGCCTCCCCGATCGGCGCCAGATTTCTGGTGACACTCGCACGCAGCGGGATGGCCAGCGTGGCGGCGAACCTCTCCGCTGGGCGGGAACGTATAATTCACTGGGCAGATGCCGTTCGGTACTGGCAGGACGTAGGCGACCAGTTCCGGGTTTGGATTCACCTTCGTTTCATGATTACCCTGTACAGCGACGAGGGTGAGGACGAACTCGCCGTCGCGCTTGATTCGGCTGTTGCCACGTCGCCAGCGAGGGATTCTCCCGGCGTCGACTCTGAAAGGCTGCGCCAGGCGGTCGACCGATCGGAGGGCCGGCTCGGTGATCTGGCCAGAGAGATTCGACTCCGATGGACTGGCGCGCCGGTCGGTGACGTTGTGGACCTGATCTATCGCGACGTAGGAGATGTGAAGGTCAGCGACGACGACCTTGGCCTGTGA